The Mesorhizobium loti genome includes a region encoding these proteins:
- a CDS encoding LysR family transcriptional regulator, with protein sequence MAAPGNPTAVSDSYRETPGDGETLLRSGLSLRHMRMIVALDDHGRVSAAAQVMNISQPAASRMISEMEAVLEVKLCERLPRGITLTPYGKALARRARSILLEMREVDREISELKAGKGGSVFLGAVTAPAIELAVPAIREIRRIYPRIEITMQVETSNVLARELIATRHDFIIARIPDDLNPRLFESRVIGVEKACLIVRRGHPLTKGKAVRLEETAAYDWVFQSGGSPLRQAMESNFLNRNIALPDRILNTSSLLLTLVMVAQSDAIAPVSVQVAKFIQNPDGLAGAIDVVQTEFDIEVRPYSLITVRNRVLSPAAKMLHDFILREVG encoded by the coding sequence ATGGCTGCGCCAGGGAATCCGACTGCAGTTTCAGACAGTTACAGAGAGACGCCGGGCGATGGCGAAACCCTGCTGCGCAGCGGTCTCAGCCTACGTCACATGCGCATGATCGTCGCGCTCGACGATCATGGCCGGGTCAGCGCGGCGGCCCAGGTCATGAACATTTCGCAGCCGGCGGCCTCGCGCATGATCAGCGAGATGGAGGCGGTGCTGGAGGTCAAGCTGTGCGAGAGACTGCCGCGCGGCATCACCTTGACGCCCTACGGCAAGGCTTTGGCCAGGCGCGCGCGTTCGATCCTCTTGGAAATGCGCGAGGTCGACCGCGAGATCTCCGAGCTCAAGGCCGGCAAGGGTGGTTCGGTGTTCCTGGGCGCCGTGACGGCGCCTGCAATCGAGCTGGCGGTGCCGGCAATTCGCGAAATCCGCCGCATCTATCCGCGCATCGAGATCACCATGCAGGTCGAGACCTCCAACGTGCTGGCTCGCGAGCTGATCGCCACGCGCCATGATTTCATCATCGCGCGCATCCCCGACGACCTCAATCCGCGCCTGTTCGAGTCGCGCGTCATCGGCGTCGAGAAGGCGTGCCTGATCGTGCGCCGGGGCCATCCGCTGACCAAGGGCAAAGCGGTGCGGCTGGAAGAGACCGCCGCCTATGACTGGGTCTTCCAGTCGGGCGGCTCGCCCTTGCGCCAGGCGATGGAGAGCAATTTCCTCAACCGCAACATCGCTCTGCCGGACCGCATCCTCAACACCAGCTCACTGCTGCTGACCCTGGTCATGGTTGCGCAGTCCGATGCCATTGCGCCGGTCTCGGTCCAGGTGGCGAAATTCATCCAGAACCCCGACGGGCTGGCCGGCGCCATCGATGTTGTCCAGACCGAATTCGACATCGAGGTCAGGCCCTACAGCCTGATCACGGTCAGGAATCGCGTGCTGTCGCCGGCCGCCAAGATGCTGCACGATTTCATTCTGCGGGAGGTGGGATGA
- a CDS encoding ATP-binding cassette domain-containing protein has translation MASTILEMRDITKTFPGVKALSNVNLSVEEGEIHAVVGENGAGKSTLMKVLSGVYASGTYDGAIVYRGEECHFKGIHDSEHKGIVIIHQELALVPMLSIAENIFLGNEHAKFGVIDWNANETRTSALLKKVGLKEDPKTLITNIGVGKQQLVEIAKALSKEVKLLILDEPTASLSEKDSQTLLDLLLEFKRQGITSILISHKLNEINRVADKVTIIRDGRTIETLAKKDISEDRIITSMVGRSLDDRYPPREPDIGEVVFEVKNWSVYHPLHADRQVIKGIDVNVRKGEVVGIAGLMGAGRTEFAMSLFGRSYGRRITGEVLLNGKPIDVSSVSKAVAHGVAYVTEDRKTYGLNLIDHIKHNITLANLGGVSRHAVIDDLRELAVANDYKAKTNIRSSSVYQMTGNLSGGNQQKVVLSKWLFANPEVLILDEPTRGIDVGAKYEIYTIIARLASEGKAIIVISSEMPELLGITDRIYVMNEGRMVGEMAASDASQEKIMRAIVRGEGKTS, from the coding sequence ATGGCCTCGACGATTTTGGAGATGCGCGACATCACCAAGACGTTCCCCGGCGTAAAGGCGCTGTCGAACGTCAACCTCAGCGTCGAGGAAGGCGAGATCCATGCCGTGGTCGGCGAGAACGGCGCCGGCAAATCGACGCTGATGAAGGTGTTATCAGGCGTCTATGCGTCCGGCACCTATGACGGCGCGATCGTCTACCGTGGTGAGGAGTGCCATTTCAAAGGCATTCACGACAGCGAACACAAGGGCATCGTCATCATTCACCAGGAACTTGCGCTGGTGCCGATGCTGTCGATTGCCGAGAACATTTTCCTTGGCAACGAACACGCCAAATTCGGCGTCATCGACTGGAATGCCAACGAGACGCGCACCAGCGCCTTGCTCAAGAAGGTGGGCCTCAAGGAGGACCCCAAGACGCTGATCACCAACATCGGCGTCGGCAAGCAGCAGCTGGTCGAGATCGCCAAGGCGCTCAGCAAGGAAGTCAAGCTGCTGATTCTCGACGAGCCGACGGCGAGCCTGTCCGAAAAAGACAGCCAGACGCTGCTCGACCTGCTGCTCGAATTCAAGCGCCAAGGCATCACCTCGATCCTGATCTCGCACAAGCTCAACGAGATAAACCGGGTCGCCGACAAGGTCACCATCATCCGCGACGGGCGGACCATCGAGACACTGGCCAAGAAAGACATCTCGGAAGACCGCATCATCACCTCGATGGTCGGGCGCTCGCTCGACGACCGCTATCCGCCGCGCGAGCCTGACATCGGCGAGGTCGTGTTCGAAGTGAAGAACTGGTCGGTCTATCATCCGCTCCATGCCGACCGGCAAGTGATCAAGGGCATCGATGTCAACGTGCGCAAGGGCGAGGTGGTGGGTATCGCCGGGCTTATGGGCGCCGGACGCACCGAATTCGCCATGAGCCTGTTCGGCCGCTCCTATGGCCGCCGCATCACCGGCGAGGTGCTGCTCAACGGCAAGCCGATCGATGTCTCCTCGGTCAGCAAGGCGGTGGCCCATGGCGTTGCCTACGTCACCGAGGACCGCAAGACCTACGGTCTCAACCTGATCGACCATATCAAGCACAACATCACGCTGGCCAACCTTGGCGGCGTGTCGCGCCACGCCGTGATCGACGATTTGCGCGAACTCGCCGTCGCCAACGACTACAAGGCCAAGACCAACATCCGCTCGTCCAGCGTCTATCAGATGACCGGCAATCTATCGGGCGGCAATCAACAGAAGGTGGTGCTGTCGAAGTGGCTGTTCGCCAATCCGGAAGTGCTGATCCTCGACGAGCCGACGCGCGGCATCGACGTCGGCGCCAAGTACGAAATCTACACCATCATCGCCCGCCTCGCCTCCGAGGGTAAGGCGATCATCGTCATCTCGTCGGAGATGCCTGAACTCCTCGGCATCACCGACCGCATCTACGTCATGAATGAAGGGCGCATGGTTGGAGAAATGGCGGCGAGTGACGCCAGTCAGGAAAAGATCATGCGCGCCATCGTTCGAGGAGAAGGAAAAACATCATGA
- a CDS encoding glycosyltransferase family 2 protein: MVETEKNTARRAVMLSVVVPCYNELDGVAELHRRVTAACLEQGPSYEIVLVIDGATDGTREAIFQLAEKDNHVVAIDLARNYGHQIALSAGLEFCRGQRILILDADLQDPPELLGAMMTKMNEGFDVVYGQRLTRDGESWFKLASASMFYRLLRRLVDVDIAPNTGDFRLMSRRALDHLNAMPERYRFIRGMVSWIGLKQVAFPYERHRRFAGTTHYPLKKMVLLAVDAMTSFSIVPLRFASLLGMMFGLLGLVVLGYTLFEWSVGNVLPGWTSLAAIVLILGSVQLMVLGIFGEYLGRMYMETKRRPLYFVNEVVSRSQAAGDGELPVHRLQEMAKRAARA, encoded by the coding sequence TTGGTGGAGACGGAGAAAAACACCGCGCGACGCGCCGTCATGCTGTCGGTGGTCGTCCCATGCTACAATGAGCTGGACGGCGTGGCCGAACTGCATCGGCGAGTGACGGCCGCATGCCTCGAACAAGGCCCTTCCTACGAAATCGTCCTTGTCATCGATGGCGCGACCGACGGCACGCGCGAGGCCATTTTCCAGCTGGCCGAAAAGGACAACCATGTCGTTGCCATCGATCTTGCCCGCAACTATGGCCACCAGATCGCGTTGAGCGCGGGACTCGAATTCTGTCGCGGCCAGCGCATTCTCATTCTCGATGCCGACCTGCAGGATCCGCCTGAGCTGCTCGGTGCGATGATGACGAAGATGAACGAAGGCTTCGATGTCGTTTACGGCCAGCGGCTGACGCGCGATGGCGAAAGCTGGTTCAAGCTAGCTTCCGCCTCGATGTTCTACCGCTTGCTGCGCCGCTTGGTCGATGTCGATATAGCCCCGAATACCGGTGATTTCCGGCTGATGAGCCGCCGCGCGCTCGACCATCTGAACGCGATGCCCGAACGCTACAGGTTCATTCGCGGCATGGTGAGCTGGATCGGGTTGAAACAGGTGGCTTTCCCCTATGAACGGCACCGGCGCTTTGCCGGCACCACCCACTATCCGCTGAAGAAAATGGTTCTTCTGGCGGTCGACGCGATGACCAGCTTCTCGATCGTCCCCTTGCGGTTCGCCTCGCTGCTCGGAATGATGTTCGGACTTCTGGGGCTGGTCGTGCTCGGCTACACCCTGTTTGAATGGTCTGTCGGAAACGTGTTGCCCGGCTGGACCAGCCTTGCCGCGATCGTGCTGATCCTCGGCAGCGTCCAGCTTATGGTGCTTGGCATCTTCGGCGAATATCTCGGGCGCATGTACATGGAGACGAAGCGGCGGCCGCTCTACTTCGTCAACGAGGTCGTTTCGCGCAGCCAGGCAGCCGGGGACGGCGAACTGCCCGTCCATCGCCTGCAGGAAATGGCAAAGAGGGCAGCACGTGCTTGA
- a CDS encoding sugar ABC transporter substrate-binding protein yields the protein MKIIKTLAAVAALGIAAMTYSAHAADKGLIGVLMPTKESQRWINDGDAVKSQLEALGYTVDLQYAQNDIPNQLSQLENEITKGPKALIIASIDGTTLSDALQKAADAGVVVVAYDRLIKKTANVDYYTTFDNFGVGVIQANSLVKGLKERFPNTKPWNVELFGGSPDDNNAFFFYNGAISVLQPLIDDGSIKIKSGQTGMDKVGTLRWLAATAQARMDNLLSANYSDGSRVDGVLSPYDGLSRGITASLRAVGYGTDAQPWPIVTGQDAETASVKLIISGEQYSTVFKDTRELAKATVGLIDKVLSGGKPEGLDEKTYNNDVKVVPSILLTPHDVDKSNYQALVVDSGYIKAEDLK from the coding sequence GTGAAAATCATCAAGACACTGGCCGCCGTCGCGGCCCTTGGCATCGCTGCCATGACCTACTCGGCGCACGCAGCAGACAAAGGCCTGATCGGCGTGCTGATGCCCACCAAGGAATCGCAGCGCTGGATCAATGACGGCGACGCCGTCAAGTCCCAGCTCGAGGCACTCGGCTACACCGTCGACCTGCAGTATGCGCAGAACGACATCCCCAACCAGCTCAGCCAGCTGGAAAACGAAATCACCAAGGGCCCGAAGGCGCTGATCATCGCCTCGATCGACGGCACCACCCTGTCGGATGCGCTGCAGAAGGCCGCTGACGCTGGTGTCGTCGTCGTCGCCTATGACCGCCTGATCAAGAAGACCGCCAATGTCGACTACTACACCACCTTCGACAATTTCGGCGTCGGCGTCATCCAGGCGAATTCGCTGGTCAAGGGCCTCAAGGAGCGTTTCCCGAACACCAAGCCGTGGAACGTCGAACTGTTCGGCGGTTCGCCCGACGACAACAACGCCTTCTTCTTCTACAACGGCGCGATCTCCGTGCTGCAGCCGCTGATCGATGACGGCTCGATCAAGATCAAGTCCGGCCAGACCGGCATGGACAAGGTCGGCACGCTGCGTTGGCTCGCTGCCACCGCCCAGGCGCGTATGGACAACCTGCTCTCCGCCAACTACTCGGACGGCAGCCGCGTCGACGGCGTTCTGTCGCCCTATGACGGCCTGTCGCGCGGCATCACCGCTTCGCTGCGCGCTGTCGGCTACGGCACGGACGCTCAGCCATGGCCGATCGTGACCGGCCAGGATGCCGAGACCGCTTCGGTCAAGCTGATCATCTCGGGCGAGCAGTACTCGACCGTGTTCAAGGACACCCGCGAACTGGCCAAGGCGACTGTCGGCCTGATCGACAAGGTGCTCTCGGGCGGCAAGCCGGAAGGCCTCGATGAAAAGACCTACAACAACGACGTCAAGGTCGTTCCTTCGATCCTTCTGACGCCGCATGATGTCGACAAGTCGAACTACCAGGCGCTGGTGGTCGACTCCGGCTACATCAAGGCCGAAGATCTGAAGTAA
- a CDS encoding class I SAM-dependent methyltransferase has product MLEAEFDQFAREYQEQHAASIRLSGETPDFFARYKIDDVAATLRRAGVKPRRILDFGAGVGNSLGHMRNAFPDAEITLLDPSRESLDIASQRFPGQAAFTHFDGKTIPFADGSFDLAFAACVFHHIPEDLQIGLLAEIGRVLANRGSFFLFEHNPWNPLTTHAVRNCAFDENAVLINSREMRRRMAEAGLANTRIIYRIFFPRLLARLRPLERFLTKIPVGAQYFAQAVKPAV; this is encoded by the coding sequence GTGCTTGAGGCGGAGTTCGACCAGTTTGCGCGGGAATACCAGGAGCAGCATGCCGCGAGCATAAGGCTGAGCGGCGAAACGCCGGATTTCTTCGCCCGATACAAGATCGACGACGTCGCCGCGACGCTGCGGCGGGCCGGTGTGAAACCACGGCGGATACTCGATTTTGGCGCCGGCGTCGGCAATTCGCTCGGCCATATGCGCAACGCGTTTCCCGACGCAGAGATCACCTTGCTCGATCCGTCACGGGAATCGCTCGACATCGCCAGCCAGCGCTTTCCCGGCCAGGCCGCCTTCACGCATTTCGACGGCAAGACAATTCCTTTTGCCGACGGCAGCTTCGACCTGGCCTTCGCGGCTTGCGTCTTCCACCACATTCCCGAGGACCTGCAGATCGGGCTGCTGGCGGAGATCGGCCGGGTGCTGGCGAACCGCGGCAGTTTCTTTCTTTTCGAGCACAATCCGTGGAACCCGCTGACCACGCACGCTGTGAGAAACTGCGCCTTCGACGAAAACGCGGTTTTGATAAATTCCCGGGAGATGCGCAGGCGCATGGCCGAGGCGGGCCTTGCCAACACAAGGATCATCTACCGGATTTTCTTTCCTCGGCTGCTTGCAAGACTGAGGCCGCTTGAGCGCTTCCTCACCAAGATCCCTGTCGGAGCCCAATATTTTGCGCAAGCGGTCAAGCCTGCCGTTTGA
- a CDS encoding HAMP domain-containing histidine kinase: MKKPRARSLQWVLVRRLILLQAATLLIFIVLCAAVLWIANPRLLVDNEAAVAALKDAVDRDGNGRLIVHETDELRSFREGFPSVWYIVRDADGQSVRFGTIPDVYARNFGDLLGAADHATIGFSEDDPRPEAYLERVSTKAGTVQIIAATRSLRDKTEGLEVTISATVDVAKNPDGSRNWEKALPALTAIIIILLLPIVLVMGATTLVTTPAVVRRSFAGLVDTVQQAARIDIGTRAMQLPVKNVPQEIEPLVHAFNQTLARLAQGYDRHNRFLTDAAHELRTPIAILRTRAELLKQEPQSARLLHDIERLSHLAQQLLDHQLLDRPADQRRIIDLCDLVSRVAADFAPLAIEAGYDLAFEPPAGKVHVEVNVLQIERALANLVRNAIDHGGGSGTITIAVDETGGVEVRDEGPGIPADEHENVFEPFYRLQPQSRGAGLGLNLARQIALLHDGTIRIAAGSWQGARIRMALPVRSVATGGGKDGRPMAMADPAGLSVF, encoded by the coding sequence GTGAAAAAGCCGCGCGCACGCTCGCTGCAATGGGTGCTGGTGCGGCGGCTGATCCTGCTGCAGGCGGCGACGCTCCTCATCTTCATCGTGCTGTGCGCGGCCGTGCTATGGATCGCCAATCCACGGCTTCTTGTCGACAACGAGGCTGCCGTCGCCGCCCTCAAGGATGCGGTCGATCGTGACGGCAACGGCAGGCTGATCGTCCATGAGACCGACGAGTTGCGTTCGTTTCGTGAGGGCTTCCCGAGTGTCTGGTACATCGTCCGCGACGCCGACGGCCAGAGCGTCCGCTTCGGCACCATACCCGACGTCTACGCCAGGAATTTTGGCGATCTGCTGGGCGCGGCCGATCACGCGACCATCGGGTTTTCCGAAGATGACCCGCGGCCGGAGGCCTATCTCGAAAGGGTTTCGACCAAGGCGGGCACGGTTCAGATCATCGCCGCGACACGATCCTTGCGCGACAAAACAGAAGGCCTCGAAGTCACCATTTCGGCAACCGTCGATGTCGCCAAGAACCCGGACGGCAGCAGGAACTGGGAGAAGGCGCTTCCCGCTCTCACGGCCATCATCATCATCCTTTTGTTGCCGATTGTCCTCGTCATGGGAGCCACGACCCTGGTGACGACGCCCGCCGTCGTGCGCCGTTCCTTTGCCGGCCTCGTCGACACCGTCCAGCAGGCCGCGCGCATCGACATCGGCACCCGCGCGATGCAACTCCCGGTCAAGAATGTGCCGCAGGAGATCGAGCCGCTGGTGCATGCCTTCAACCAGACGCTGGCGCGGCTCGCCCAAGGCTATGACCGGCACAATCGCTTCCTCACCGACGCGGCCCATGAACTGCGCACGCCGATCGCCATCTTGCGCACACGCGCCGAACTGCTGAAGCAGGAGCCGCAAAGTGCACGCCTGCTGCATGACATCGAGCGCCTGTCGCATCTTGCGCAACAGTTGCTCGACCACCAGTTGCTTGACCGCCCGGCGGACCAGCGCCGGATCATCGATCTCTGCGACCTTGTCAGCCGGGTCGCCGCCGACTTCGCCCCGCTCGCCATCGAGGCAGGCTACGATCTTGCCTTCGAGCCGCCCGCCGGCAAGGTCCATGTCGAGGTCAATGTCCTGCAGATCGAGCGGGCGCTGGCAAATCTCGTGCGCAATGCCATCGACCATGGCGGCGGCTCCGGCACGATCACCATAGCCGTTGACGAGACCGGCGGCGTCGAAGTCCGCGATGAAGGCCCGGGCATTCCGGCGGACGAGCACGAGAATGTCTTCGAACCCTTCTACCGCTTGCAGCCGCAATCGCGCGGGGCAGGTCTGGGATTGAACCTTGCCCGGCAGATCGCGCTGCTGCATGACGGCACCATCCGGATCGCGGCGGGGTCCTGGCAAGGCGCCCGCATCCGCATGGCCCTGCCGGTTCGTTCCGTGGCCACTGGCGGCGGAAAAGACGGCCGGCCGATGGCTATGGCCGATCCCGCTGGCTTATCTGTTTTCTAA